A window of the Blattabacterium cuenoti genome harbors these coding sequences:
- a CDS encoding ABC transporter ATP-binding protein, with product MHLKKILAYSKPYKYHYIINISCNFLYSLFSVISIISISPVLSILLESSEYKNKTTFFNSFNVFFDFIIKYFHDYIKILSYKYGKINTLAIFCIFIILLFFIRNIFRYLAEYFLIGIKTSIVRNIRNDFHEKILSLPIIFFSNKRNGDLISRLSNDVNEIEVSIVGSLANLISSPIMVAFHLLTLFFMSYQLTLFAFLLLPLMATFLSIIGNSLKKDARGAQNQLGKLFSVIEETLNSTKIINIFNAENQMQKRFEQVSEYQKILSARVNRKKELASPMSEFLGSITMILIIWYGGKLFLEKKGMAPEILFPFIGLFFQIINPAKSLVNSISNIQKGRAAAERIVEILNTKCVSNEKIKCKSIFHFENEILFRNVSFTYNKLILIQDLSFSLKKGKTVVLVGRSGSGKSTIANLLANFYDVTSGEITVDGTNIKYLKIKDYRKLLGIVTQEPVLFNDSVFNNIVLGTEKKISKNSVIQAAKIANAHCFIKKLPKGYDTIIGYNGNKLSLGQKQRISIARAVFKNPLIMILDEATSSLDTESEITVQKALNKMMKNRTSLVIAHKLSSSIIQNADHIIVLEKGKIIEQGKHNTLISKKGTYSKLMAL from the coding sequence ATGCACTTGAAAAAAATTTTAGCTTATTCGAAGCCCTATAAATATCACTATATCATTAATATATCATGTAATTTTTTATATTCTTTATTTTCAGTTATATCCATTATATCTATTTCCCCTGTATTAAGTATTTTACTTGAATCTTCTGAATACAAAAATAAAACAACATTCTTTAATTCTTTTAATGTTTTTTTTGATTTTATTATAAAATATTTTCATGATTATATCAAAATACTATCATACAAATATGGAAAAATAAATACTTTAGCTATATTTTGCATTTTTATTATTCTACTTTTTTTTATTCGAAATATTTTTCGATATTTAGCAGAATATTTTTTAATAGGAATAAAAACTTCTATCGTTCGAAATATTCGAAACGATTTTCATGAAAAAATACTTTCTTTACCCATAATTTTTTTTTCAAACAAGAGAAATGGAGATTTAATCTCTAGATTATCCAATGATGTTAATGAAATAGAGGTCTCAATCGTTGGTTCTTTAGCTAATTTGATTAGTTCTCCTATTATGGTTGCTTTTCATTTACTGACCTTATTTTTTATGAGTTATCAATTGACGTTATTTGCTTTTTTATTGCTTCCTTTAATGGCGACTTTTTTATCTATTATAGGAAATAGCTTAAAAAAAGATGCAAGAGGGGCTCAAAATCAATTAGGAAAATTATTTTCTGTTATAGAAGAAACTTTAAATTCTACTAAAATTATAAATATTTTCAATGCTGAAAATCAAATGCAAAAACGTTTTGAACAAGTATCTGAATATCAGAAAATACTTTCTGCTCGTGTTAATAGAAAAAAAGAATTAGCTTCTCCTATGAGCGAATTTTTAGGTTCGATTACAATGATTTTAATTATTTGGTATGGGGGAAAACTTTTTTTAGAAAAAAAAGGAATGGCCCCAGAAATCCTTTTTCCTTTTATAGGACTATTTTTTCAGATTATTAATCCAGCAAAAAGTTTAGTGAATTCTATATCCAATATTCAAAAAGGAAGAGCTGCGGCAGAACGTATTGTAGAAATATTGAATACTAAATGTGTATCAAATGAAAAAATTAAATGTAAATCTATTTTCCATTTTGAAAATGAAATTTTATTTCGTAATGTATCATTTACTTACAATAAATTAATCTTGATTCAAGACTTAAGTTTTTCTTTAAAAAAAGGAAAAACTGTAGTATTAGTAGGTAGATCTGGTAGTGGTAAATCTACTATTGCTAATTTATTGGCTAATTTTTATGATGTAACATCTGGAGAGATTACTGTAGATGGAACTAATATTAAATATTTAAAAATTAAAGATTATAGAAAATTATTAGGAATTGTAACTCAAGAGCCGGTACTTTTTAATGATTCTGTTTTTAACAATATAGTATTAGGAACAGAAAAAAAAATATCTAAAAATTCTGTGATACAAGCGGCTAAAATTGCTAATGCACATTGTTTTATAAAAAAACTCCCTAAAGGATATGATACAATCATAGGATATAATGGAAATAAATTATCCTTAGGTCAAAAACAAAGAATTAGCATAGCAAGAGCTGTATTTAAAAATCCTTTAATTATGATTTTAGATGAAGCCACTTCTTCCTTAGATACAGAATCGGAAATTACAGTTCAAAAAGCCTTAAATAAAATGATGAAAAATAGAACATCTCTTGTAATAGCACATAAATTATCTTCTTCCATTATACAAAATGCAGATCATATTATTGTGTTAGAAAAAGGAAAAATTATAGAACAAGGAAAACATAATACTCTAATTTCAAAAAAAGGAACTTATAGTAAGTTAATGGCTCTATAA
- a CDS encoding DUF475 domain-containing protein codes for MNIEKYITEIIRDPVLSISIIGNLFLIESILSIDNAAILASMTMNMKKKDRKKAIKYGIIGAYFFRGICLLFASILIKIWWLKPLGGIYLIFVGLNHFFFKKNSLSDDLNEKTQYSFWKVVFIIETMDLAFSIDNIFASVALSENLILIFLGVCIGILSMRLIAQFFVKLMEKFTELKHSAFFVIIILGMKLLFFSKKNVPNSFLFFFSEKIFSLLIFSIFIFPIFLSWIKKTKLK; via the coding sequence GTGAATATTGAAAAATACATTACAGAAATTATTCGTGATCCTGTTTTATCTATTTCTATTATAGGAAATTTATTTTTAATAGAAAGTATTTTATCTATAGACAATGCTGCAATATTAGCATCTATGACTATGAATATGAAAAAAAAAGATAGAAAGAAAGCTATAAAATATGGAATTATTGGGGCTTATTTTTTTAGAGGAATATGTCTATTATTTGCTTCCATATTAATAAAAATATGGTGGTTAAAACCATTAGGAGGTATTTACTTAATTTTTGTAGGATTAAATCACTTTTTTTTTAAAAAAAATTCTCTATCAGATGATTTAAATGAAAAAACACAATATTCTTTTTGGAAAGTTGTTTTCATTATAGAAACGATGGATTTAGCTTTTTCCATTGATAATATTTTCGCTTCTGTTGCTTTATCAGAAAACTTGATATTAATTTTTTTAGGTGTATGTATAGGAATTTTATCAATGAGATTGATTGCACAGTTTTTTGTTAAATTGATGGAAAAATTTACAGAATTAAAACATTCTGCCTTTTTTGTAATCATTATTCTTGGAATGAAGCTTCTTTTTTTTTCAAAAAAAAATGTTCCTAATTCATTTTTGTTTTTTTTTTCAGAAAAAATATTTTCATTATTAATTTTTTCAATATTTATATTCCCTATTTTTTTATCATGGATAAAAAAAACAAAATTAAAATAA
- a CDS encoding dihydrolipoamide acetyltransferase family protein yields MAEIIYMPQLSDTMKEGTVIKWNKKIGDQVSEGDILAEIETDKATQDFEIDVSGVLLFIGVKEGETTRVNDVLAIIGNEGEDISHVITQLQYNKKQEQENREFIVEKNKEIKNEKIFISPVAKKMAKKIGISIDNIKGSGEYGRIIKRDIEFYEKTNLNKKERENKNVIHSSIRKKIAKHLTYSKFSAPHYYLFSEINADKLIEFRKNLNNKLSLEEKISFNDIIIKAVAQSLKKHPDMNVSWGDEEVIIHSNIHIGVAVAIKDGLIVPVIKNVDQKSLLQISKEIRDKVSRSKSKKIQPEEIENSTFTVSNLGMYGIESFTSIINTPNTSILSIGSIMIRPVVKNYKIEIGNVMKITLSCDHRIIDGVKGSEYIHSLKNYLEDPITILF; encoded by the coding sequence ATGGCAGAAATAATATACATGCCCCAATTAAGTGATACAATGAAAGAGGGGACTGTAATCAAATGGAATAAAAAAATAGGAGACCAAGTTTCAGAAGGTGATATTTTAGCTGAAATAGAAACAGATAAAGCAACTCAAGATTTTGAGATAGATGTTAGTGGTGTTTTACTTTTTATCGGAGTAAAAGAAGGAGAAACTACACGTGTAAATGACGTATTAGCGATTATAGGAAATGAAGGGGAAGATATAAGTCATGTAATTACACAATTACAATATAATAAAAAACAAGAACAAGAAAATAGGGAGTTTATAGTTGAAAAAAATAAAGAAATAAAAAACGAAAAAATATTTATTTCTCCTGTGGCAAAAAAAATGGCAAAAAAAATAGGTATTTCTATAGATAATATAAAAGGAAGTGGAGAATATGGAAGAATTATTAAAAGAGATATCGAATTTTACGAAAAAACTAACCTAAATAAAAAAGAAAGAGAAAATAAAAATGTTATTCATTCTTCTATAAGAAAAAAAATAGCAAAACATTTAACTTATTCAAAATTTTCAGCTCCACATTATTATTTATTTAGTGAAATAAATGCGGATAAATTAATTGAATTTAGGAAAAATTTAAACAATAAACTTTCTTTAGAAGAAAAAATATCATTTAATGATATTATTATAAAAGCTGTAGCTCAATCTTTGAAAAAACATCCTGATATGAATGTTTCATGGGGAGACGAAGAAGTCATAATACATTCCAATATTCATATTGGAGTTGCTGTAGCTATAAAAGACGGATTGATTGTTCCAGTTATTAAAAATGTGGATCAAAAATCATTATTACAAATTTCCAAAGAAATTAGAGATAAAGTATCACGTTCAAAATCGAAAAAAATACAACCAGAAGAAATAGAAAATAGTACATTCACGGTTTCAAATTTAGGAATGTATGGAATAGAATCTTTTACTTCCATTATCAATACACCTAACACATCTATATTATCTATAGGATCTATTATGATACGTCCAGTTGTAAAAAATTATAAAATTGAAATAGGAAATGTAATGAAAATTACATTATCTTGTGATCATCGAATTATAGATGGGGTAAAAGGAAGTGAATATATTCATTCTCTTAAAAATTATTTAGAAGACCCTATTACTATATTATTTTAA